The DNA segment GCCCACCAGCGCCTGTTTGAAGACCCCACACGCACGGTCGGGGTGCGCGAATACACCCACAGCGACCCGCTCAAACGGGTGCACTGGAAGATGACGGCACGCCTGCAAGAACTGCAAGTCCGCATTTGGGAACCGAGTGAATCATCGCAAGTGGTCTTCTTTCTGAACGTCGCCACATTCGCCCGCTTCTGGGAAGGGATTATCCCCGACCTGCTGGAAGAGACCATCAGCGTCGCCGCCAGCCTGGCGCTTGCCATTTCGCAGCAAAAACGCCCCGTTGGGCTCTTTGCCAACGCGTCCATTCCACGAAGCGACCAACCCATCAAAGTGCCGCCTGGGCGGAGCATGTATCAAATGCGCCGCATCCTCGAAGCGCTCGCCGCCATCACGCCATACCCGCGCATCTCCATTGAAGAACTGCTTTTGCGAGAAAGCCCGCGCCTCAACTGGGGGGCGACGCTCGTCGTCGTCACCGGTATTGTCACCCCGGAACTCGTGCAAACCATGCTGCAACTGCGCCACGCCCGGCGGCATCTGGCGCTCGTCAGCCTCGACCCGCGCTGGTCTGGCGACCCCAACCTGGAAGCCGCGGGCATCGTCGTCCACCAGATTCCCTACCAACGGTGAACACCACCAAGCCGTTTGTGTTCCCCCCAGCCTGTTGTAGAATGAACGCACACCGAATTCGATTCCCCGACGGAGGTCGCTGTGTCGCAAGAAGCCTTTGTACATTTGCATTGCCACTCCGAATACAGCCTGTTGGACGGATTGAGCCGCATCCCCGACCTGGTGGCACGCGCCAAAGAGTTGGGACAGCCCGCCATCGCCCTCACCGACCACGGGGTCATGTATGGCACCATGGAGTTTTACCGCGAAGCCAAAAAAGCGGGCATCAAGCCGCTGATTGGCATGGAAGGCTACATGGCGGCGCGGCGCATGGAAGACCGCGACCCCGTGAAAGACAAAGACCGCTTCCACCTGCTTCTGCTGGCGATGAACCAGACGGGCTACCAAAACCTGCTCAAACTTGCCAGCGAAGCCCAATTGCGCGGCTACTACTATCGCCCCCGCGTTGACCACGAGACGCTGGCGAAGTACAGCGAGGGGCTCATCGTCACCACAGGCTGCCTGGCGGCGGAAGTCCCCCGCCTGCTCAACCGCAGCCAGGAAGAAGAAGCCATCCGCCGCCTGGAATGGTATCTCGACGTTTTCGGGCGCGAGCGCTTTTTCGTTGAACTGCAAGACCACGACATCCCCGAAATCAAGGTTGTCAATCGCCGGTTGCTCGAACTGGCGAAGAAATACGACTTGAAGGTTGTCGCCACCAACGACGTGCACTACGTCCGCCGTGAAGACGCCATTCCCCATGACGTGTTGCTCTGTGTGCAAACGGGCAAGCGCGTGAGCGACCGCGACCGTATGCGCATGAGCGATGACGGTTACTACCTGAAAAGTTATGTCGAGATGATGGAAATGTTCGGGGAAATCCCCGAAGCCCTGCACAACACCGTCCTCATTGCCGAAATGTGCGACGTCAACCTGGACAGCCAAGGCTATCACCTGCCCAACTTTGACGTGCCCGAAGGCTACACCGCCGAAACCTACCTGCGCGAACTCGCCGAACGCGGCTTGCGTGAACGCTACGGCGACCGCGCCGAAACCGCCGAGGTGCGCGAGCGCTTTGAACACGAGTTGCGCATCATCCACCAGATGGGGTTCGACACGTACTTCCTCATCGTGTGGGACTTGTGCCGCTTCGCCCGCGAAAACGACATTTGGTGGAACGTGCGTGGTTCGGGCGCCGGTTCGATTGTCGCCTACTGCCTGGGCATCACGGGGATTGACCCGCTCAAAAACAACCTGATTTTCGAGCGCTTCCTCAACCCCGGACGTGTCAGCATGCCCGATATTGACATGGACTTTCCCGACGACCGCCGCGCCGAGATGATGGCGTACACCGTGCAGAAATACGGTGTGGAAAACGTGGCGCAAATCATCACCTTCGGAACCATGGGCGCGCGCGCCGCCATCCGCGACGTTGGGCGCGCGCTGGGCATGAGTGTCGCCGAGGTGGACCGCATCGCCAAAATGGTGCCGAGCGGTCCCAAAGTGAAGTTGAAAGAAGCCTTCGACAACCCCGAATTTGCGGAACTTTACGAAAAAGATAGCCGCGTGCGTGAACTGGTTGACACCGCCATGAAACTGGAAGGGTTGGCGCGCCACGCTTCCACACACGCCGCGGGCGTCATCATCTCCGACAAACCGCTGGTTGAATACTGCCCCTTGCACCGCCCCACCAAAGGCGACCAGGACGAATCAGGGTTGGGCGTGGTGACGCAATGGCCCATGGAAATCCTCGAAAGCATCGGCCTGCTCAAAGTGGACTTCCTTGGGCTGGCAACGCTGACCATCATGCGCAAAGCCTGCGAACTCATCGAAGAGCGCTACGGCGTGCGCTACAACCTGCAAAACATTCCCTACGAACGTTGCCCCAACGACCCCGAAAAAGACGCGCAAGTCAAAAAACTCTACGACCTGCTCTCACGCGGTGAGACGACCGGGGTGTTCCAGGTGGAATCGGCGGGCATGCGCGAAGTGTTGCGCGGTATGCGCCCCTCGCAATTCGAGCATATCATCGCCGCCATCTCGCTCTACCGCCCTGGTCCCATGGAATACATCCCGAACTACATTCGCCGTATGCATGGGGAAGAAGAAATTACCTACCACCACCCCATGCTCGAACCCATTTTGGCCGAAACCTTCGGGATTATCGTCTATCAGGAACAAATCATCCAGATTGCCTCTCAACTGGCGGGCTACTCCCCCGGCGACGCCGACCTCATGCGGCGTGCCGTTGCCAAAAAGAAAGAGAAAGAAATCGAACGCCACCGGCAATTGTTTGTCGAGGGCTGCAAGAAAAACGGTATTCCCGAAGAAACCGCCCGCGCCATCTACGCCGATATTGAATTCTTCGCACGCTACGGCTTCAACAAAAGCCACGCCGCTGACTATGCCGTCATCACCTGCCAAACGGCGTTTCTCAAAGCGCACTACCCCGTCGAATACATCACCGCCCTGCTCACGGTGGAACGCCACAAGAGCGACAAAGTGGCCGTGTACATCGCCGAAGCCCGCCGTCTGGGCATTGAAGTCTTGCCGCCCGACATCAACAAAAGCTATGTCTACTTCACAATCGAACCACACCCCAACCCGCCCGAAAACGCCGACACCCTGCCTCAAACCGACCCGCGGCGCTGGGCGATTCGCTTCGGGCTGGGGGCTATCAAAAACGTCGGCGAAAGCGCCATCGAAATCATCTTGCGCGAACGCGAGGCGAACGGGCCTTTCACCAGCATTGACGACTTTTGCCGCCGTGTGGACTTGCGCCAGTTGAACCGCCGCGTCGTCGAATGCCTCATCAAAGCCGGCTGTTTCGACGAGTTGATGCGCGAGGCGGCGCCCGAAGCCCCACGCGCCACCCTGCTCGCCATCCTCGACCGCATGATGCAGATGAGCGCCGAGGTGCACGCCGCCGCCGACATCGGGCAGATGAGCCTCTTTGACGTGCTGGGAGACGCAGACAACAGCGCCGCCAACACATTCGCGAACGAATCCATCCTGGCGAACCTGCCCCCCATCACCCCACCCGATCCCAAACAAAAACTCGCCGACGAAAAAGAAGTGCTGGGCGTCTATGTTTCCAGCCACCCGCTCAAAGCGCTGGCGGGCGTGCTGAGCGAACAGGCGACGCACTTCTGCGGTGAACTCAGCGAAGAGGATATCGGCAAAGAGGTCATTGTCGCGGGGTTGATCAAAGACATGCGCACCATCTTCACCCGCAAAGGCGACCAAATGGCGTTCATCACGCTGGAAGACCTGCAAGGCGAAGCCGACGTGGTAGTCTTCCCACGCACGTTTGCCGAATGCCGCGAGTTTCTCCAACCCGACGCCGTCATCCTGGTGCGCGGCAAGGTGGACGCCCGCAACGACAGCCTCAGCATCCTGGCGGACACCATCACCCTCTACCGCGCGGAGAGCGTTCACACGCTCGCCGAACCGCCCGCCGAAGCAACGTGGTACAACGGCGAAGCCCCGCCGCCGCCCCCCCCACCGCCGCCCGAAGAAGAGATGGCATCGGCGCCGGCTGGCACACCAGGCGAACCGCCCGCCGACCCCGGCGACAATCTGCGCGAAGGCGTGACCTATCTCCTGCGCATCGAGTTTCCACGCACGCAGGACGAGCAACACGATATGCAGCGCTTCCGCCGCATGCTGGAAGCCTTGCAAGCCATTCAAGGCAACGACCGCGTTCATCTGCGCATGCGCTTCCCCGACGGCCGCCTGGTTCTGCTCGATTTTCCGCGCCTGCGCACACAATTCCGCCGCCAACTGAAACTCCAACTCGAAAGCGAGGCCATCGGCTGCCGTGTCGAAGTCGTCCAACTGGCGCACGAAAATGGGCGACGGCACAAGCGGGCGGGCTAACAGCACCAAACAAAAACGGGCGCCGAGAGCGCCCGTTTTTTTCATCCCACCGGCATCGGCTCAACTCTTATTGTACAATCGCTCGCGAATCGTCAGCACCTCACGCCGCAACTGGTCGTCGGCTTCGATGGCTTTGGCAATTTTCTCGTGCCCATAGAGCACCGTCGAGTGGTCGCGCCCACCCAGCGCCGCGCCAATCGCCGCCAGCGCCGCATCGGTTTCTTCACGCGCCAGGTACATCGCCACTTGCCGCGCCAGCGCAATCTCCTTGCGCCGCGATTTGCCTTTCAAATCTTCCACAGAAACCCCAAAATGGCGCGCCGTCTCCTGAATGACCATGTCCAGGTCAATATTCGTCGGGCGGTCGAGAATATCGCGCAAGACACGCTCGGTCAGTTCCACCGTTAGCGGTTGGTGCCCAAATTGGGCATACGCCACCACGCGCGTCAACGCCCCTTCCAGTTCGCGAATGTTGCTTTGCACCCGTTGCGCAATCAACTGAATCACCTGCGAGGGCACGCGAATGGGTTGCGTTTCGGCTTTGGCTTGCAAAATCGCAATACGGGTTTCCAAATCAGGCGGGGCAATATCGCACACCAACCCACCCTCAAAACGGGAGCGCAAGCGTTCTTCCAGAAGCACAATCGCGCGCGGCGGGCGGTCGCTGCTCAGCACAATTTGCTTGTTGGCGGCGTGCAGCGTGTTGAACGTGTGGAAAAACTCTTCCTGTGTACTTTCCTTGCCCGCAATGAACTGAATATCGTCAATCAGCAAAACATCCACATTGCGGTATCGCTGACGAAACGCCTCGGTATTCTGCGTGCGAATATCGGCAATCAACTCGTTGGTAAAGCGTTCCGAGGTAATGTACACCGTGCGCAAGCCTTTCTTGCGCGTTTCATGCCCAATGGCGTGCAACAAGTGGGTTTTTCCCAGTCCCACACCCCCATAAATGAACAAAGGGTTGTAGGCTTGCGCGGGGCGCTCGGCGACAGCCAGCGCGGCGGCGTGCGCCAGGCGGTTGCTCGCCCCAACAATGAAGGTGGAAAACGTGTAGCGCGGTTGCAGCGGGTCGCCCAGCACCTCTTCCTGCTCGGGGCTTTTGCTGCCGTTTGGGTGCACCGACGGTTGCGGCGCGGGCATCGTAAAGAAGTCCTCCGTGCTTTCCGGTGGTGGCGTATCGCTCTGTTTGAGCAGGGTGAAGGTCAGCGACACAGGCTTGCCCACATGCCGCTCCAATGTCTGCGCAATCAGGGGTGCCAGCCGATTTTGCAACCATTCAACCGCGTAGATCGTCGGCGCCCCGATGACAAACGTGCCGTCATCGGACACATCCAGGAGTTGCGTTCCCTTCATCCATGTATCAAACGTCGAAGGGGCCATTTGCAGTTGCAAATCGCCCAAAGCAGCATTCCAAAGACGTGTATACTCCTGATGATGATTGGTTTTCAAGGCAACACCTCACTACGTTCTGCTCAGAACCATCTGCTAATGAGCAGACACAATTTCCCCCCAAAAGAAAAATTCACACAAAACTGAGCCAATGCCAGGTGAAGAGTACAAACGCATGCTGTGCGGCGATGCACAGAGCGTGCAAGATTGATGGTGTGGAACCAACTCCTGAGCGGTGGCATTCTATCAAAGGGCGGCGGAGTGGGCAAGTGATACGCGCCACATAAACCCCCGACCTTTTGTCATAGCGGGGCGACGTGTGCACGCCGCCCCACCTGCCTGCAAAGTACGCTTACCGCTGATATTCGTAAAAGCCACGCCCGCTCTTGCGCCCCAAATGTCCCGCGGCAACCATGCGGCGCAACAACGGCGGCGCGGCATAGCGGGGGTCGCGGAATTCATCATACATGGCGTCGGCAATGAAGAGCAAGGTGTCCAGCCCGATGAAGTCGGACAGTTCATAGGGTCCCATGGGATGGTTCAGCCCCAGTTTGACACCTGTGTCAATATCTTCGCGCGTTGCCAGCCCATATTCGAGCCAACGAATGGCATCCAGCAGGTAGGGCACAAGTAGCAAGTTGACGATGAATCCGGGGTTGTCTTTGGCAACGATGATGGTTTTCCCCAGCGATTCGCCAAACGCGCGCGCCGTTGCCAGGGTCTCCTCGGCGGTTTCCAGCCCGCGCACCAGTTCGAGCAAGGGCATAACAGGCACCGGATTGAAGAAGTGCATGCCCAGGACACGCGGGCGGCGCGCTTCGCTGGTCGCGGCGGCAATCGCCGTAATGCTGATGGACGACGTGTTGCTTGCCAAAATGGCATGCGGTGGGGTGATGGTATCCAGCGCGGCAAACAGTTCTTGCTTGGCTTCCTTGTTTTCAACGATGGCTTCGATCACCAAATCGCACGCGCGCATCTCATCCAGCGTGGTGGTGAACGTCAAGCGCTCCCACACGGCATCGGCATCCGCCTGCGAAAGTTTGCCCTTCTTCACAGCGCGTTCCAGGCTCGCGCGAATGCGCTGCTGCCCTCGTTCCAGCAAGGCATCGTTGACTTCACGCACGATGACGCGATACCCACTGCGGGCAACAACTTCGGCAATGCCGCTACCCATTTGGCCACAGCCAACAACCCCAACCGTCTGAATGGTCATGCGTTCACCTCCTCGTGAAAATCGGTTGTTCAGCATGTTTGTAGCACGAAGTTGCAGAAGGACAAGCGCCTCACGGAACGACGCCCGCCCACACGGTCATCTCATCTGTGAAGGCAAACAGCGGTGGAAACGGCGGCACGCCCCATGTCAGCCAGCGCGCGCCCGAGGGCCATTGCGCCTGCTCGCATGCCAGGCCGCACACCAAAAGCGCCTCGCGGTGGGGCGTCTCTACCACGAGCGGCGGCGACGGCATGTCGGCGGCGGCGGCGTGCACGAGCACACGGGCGTCTTCATCGCCCGCCCACACGTGCGCCCCCAGTGCAAAGCGCGTCAGCGCCAGCAAAGGGCGCGGGACATGCGCCAACCAGGTGGCATCACGCGCGCGCACCCAGAACGCGGCGGCATGGTCGCGCAACGTGACCGGCAACCAGACGCGCGTATCGAGCGGCGGGGCGGGGGCGTCAACATCCAGCGCGACCAGCGCGCCCCCCAAGCGAACACGGCGCGCAGCCTGTTCCCAGACAGCGGGGGACGTGGTCGCCACCAGGGCGAGGTCGTAGGCGTATTCCAGCCGCGGCAAAATCTGTTCAGCGTCGCCGTGCCAACTTTCCGCCACATGGGCACGCTCGCACATGGTCAACGTCCATGTCAAGGCGCTCAAACGGTCGGCGTCGGCGTCCACAAGGATGAGCGTCCCCGCTTCATCAAACAACCCCGCCAGCCAGGGCGCTACGTCCAGCGCGGCATCGCCGACACAAAGCATATGGCGCGGTTGTTTCAACAGCGCCAGCGTCAACGCCAGTTGCGCCGCACCGGATGGGGTATCGTTTATGTGGGCGCGTACCGCAGGCGGTACAAACGCCAAACCAGGCCAGGCGGTCACATGCTCCTCCTGTTTGACAGAGAAAACCGGAGCCTGTGCTGAGGCTCCGGTTGCTTGCTCAATGAAGCATTGCCCTACGGCATCCAGTAGAACTCGCGGCTTTCGCTCAAGGGGCTGACCGCTTCCACAACTGTTTCGCCATTCTGCTGCACCTGCCGCACGATGAGCACGTTCCAGCGCATCAACGTGGGGCGTATCGGTTTGACCTCAGGCGGCAGGCGCAGGGACGTCGCGCGTGTGGTAAACGTTTCGCTATGCACAACCTGCCCGGCGCGCACATAGCGCAGCCGCACGACGTAGGCCATGTTGTCCTCCAAAATCCCCGACGACGTCCACGAGAGCACCACCGGCGTTGTGCCGCTCACCCGCATACCGTTGACGGGCATCAGCGGCACCGGCGCAGCGTAGGGCAAACGCGGCATCGGCGTGGGTGTGGGAAGCGGCGTCGGGGTTGGCGTCGGCGTCGGTGTGCCGATAGGAATGCGCAGCGTGCTACCGGGTTCAAGCACCTGGTCGCCGTCTTCCAACGCGTTGAACGTCAGCAACGCATCCAGCGCAACCTTGAAGCGTTCGGCAATACTCTTCGGCGATTCGTCCTCGCGTACCGTGTAGGTCTCGAAAATGATGACGGGGGTGGGTGTGGGTGTCGGTTCGGCGGCCACCGCCACGTTCTGGCTCAGCGGAATGAGCACCTTATCGCCAATCCGCATGCGTGTGGGGCTCAGGCGCGGGTTCGCAGCCAAGAGTTGATCCACGGTGATACCATACGCCTTGGCAATTTTGGATGGCGTATCGCCGGCGCGCACCTCGTACACGATAGGCGTCGGCGTCGGTGGAATGGGCGTCGGCGACGGTTGCAGCATCGCCAACAACGAAAGCGGCGTTGGCGTCGGCGTCGCAATTTCCACCGTGGGAATGGGCGTGCGCGTCGGCATGGGCGTCACGTAGAGCGGGTTTTTGGGAATGATGAGCGGCTCGCCTGCAATCAACTGCGTGTCGGGCGTCAGCCCGTTCGCCGCCATCACCACATCCACGGTGGTATCGTACTGGGCGGCAATTTCGCTCAGCGTTTCCCCCGCCTGCACGTAGTGAATGGTCGCCAGCGCTTCATCCACCTCCGGCACCTGAATCACCACAACGGGCGTGCCATCGGGCGACTCCACCGGCGTAGGCG comes from the Ardenticatena maritima genome and includes:
- a CDS encoding O-methyltransferase — encoded protein: MTAWPGLAFVPPAVRAHINDTPSGAAQLALTLALLKQPRHMLCVGDAALDVAPWLAGLFDEAGTLILVDADADRLSALTWTLTMCERAHVAESWHGDAEQILPRLEYAYDLALVATTSPAVWEQAARRVRLGGALVALDVDAPAPPLDTRVWLPVTLRDHAAAFWVRARDATWLAHVPRPLLALTRFALGAHVWAGDEDARVLVHAAAADMPSPPLVVETPHREALLVCGLACEQAQWPSGARWLTWGVPPFPPLFAFTDEMTVWAGVVP
- a CDS encoding DUF58 domain-containing protein — encoded protein: MYPSQKRDRPQVPYHEAWFWMGFLVLMAGLFTHSNTLKMLAAFILIVGPTAWLWNKFALHRLNYTRTFSVERAFVGETVELTITLANRKWLPLLWVKIEDEFPEEVPPVEGELPPSSQQNRKLFTRITAMGRHQQAQWKLTLACQKRGFYFFGPVTISSGDLFGFFTTTRTYTHHDRLIVYPRIHTLTELGLPTKDPFGHRKAHQRLFEDPTRTVGVREYTHSDPLKRVHWKMTARLQELQVRIWEPSESSQVVFFLNVATFARFWEGIIPDLLEETISVAASLALAISQQKRPVGLFANASIPRSDQPIKVPPGRSMYQMRRILEALAAITPYPRISIEELLLRESPRLNWGATLVVVTGIVTPELVQTMLQLRHARRHLALVSLDPRWSGDPNLEAAGIVVHQIPYQR
- a CDS encoding 3-hydroxyacyl-CoA dehydrogenase family protein, which translates into the protein MTIQTVGVVGCGQMGSGIAEVVARSGYRVIVREVNDALLERGQQRIRASLERAVKKGKLSQADADAVWERLTFTTTLDEMRACDLVIEAIVENKEAKQELFAALDTITPPHAILASNTSSISITAIAAATSEARRPRVLGMHFFNPVPVMPLLELVRGLETAEETLATARAFGESLGKTIIVAKDNPGFIVNLLLVPYLLDAIRWLEYGLATREDIDTGVKLGLNHPMGPYELSDFIGLDTLLFIADAMYDEFRDPRYAAPPLLRRMVAAGHLGRKSGRGFYEYQR
- the dnaA gene encoding chromosomal replication initiator protein DnaA; this translates as MKTNHHQEYTRLWNAALGDLQLQMAPSTFDTWMKGTQLLDVSDDGTFVIGAPTIYAVEWLQNRLAPLIAQTLERHVGKPVSLTFTLLKQSDTPPPESTEDFFTMPAPQPSVHPNGSKSPEQEEVLGDPLQPRYTFSTFIVGASNRLAHAAALAVAERPAQAYNPLFIYGGVGLGKTHLLHAIGHETRKKGLRTVYITSERFTNELIADIRTQNTEAFRQRYRNVDVLLIDDIQFIAGKESTQEEFFHTFNTLHAANKQIVLSSDRPPRAIVLLEERLRSRFEGGLVCDIAPPDLETRIAILQAKAETQPIRVPSQVIQLIAQRVQSNIRELEGALTRVVAYAQFGHQPLTVELTERVLRDILDRPTNIDLDMVIQETARHFGVSVEDLKGKSRRKEIALARQVAMYLAREETDAALAAIGAALGGRDHSTVLYGHEKIAKAIEADDQLRREVLTIRERLYNKS
- a CDS encoding DNA polymerase III subunit alpha — encoded protein: MSQEAFVHLHCHSEYSLLDGLSRIPDLVARAKELGQPAIALTDHGVMYGTMEFYREAKKAGIKPLIGMEGYMAARRMEDRDPVKDKDRFHLLLLAMNQTGYQNLLKLASEAQLRGYYYRPRVDHETLAKYSEGLIVTTGCLAAEVPRLLNRSQEEEAIRRLEWYLDVFGRERFFVELQDHDIPEIKVVNRRLLELAKKYDLKVVATNDVHYVRREDAIPHDVLLCVQTGKRVSDRDRMRMSDDGYYLKSYVEMMEMFGEIPEALHNTVLIAEMCDVNLDSQGYHLPNFDVPEGYTAETYLRELAERGLRERYGDRAETAEVRERFEHELRIIHQMGFDTYFLIVWDLCRFARENDIWWNVRGSGAGSIVAYCLGITGIDPLKNNLIFERFLNPGRVSMPDIDMDFPDDRRAEMMAYTVQKYGVENVAQIITFGTMGARAAIRDVGRALGMSVAEVDRIAKMVPSGPKVKLKEAFDNPEFAELYEKDSRVRELVDTAMKLEGLARHASTHAAGVIISDKPLVEYCPLHRPTKGDQDESGLGVVTQWPMEILESIGLLKVDFLGLATLTIMRKACELIEERYGVRYNLQNIPYERCPNDPEKDAQVKKLYDLLSRGETTGVFQVESAGMREVLRGMRPSQFEHIIAAISLYRPGPMEYIPNYIRRMHGEEEITYHHPMLEPILAETFGIIVYQEQIIQIASQLAGYSPGDADLMRRAVAKKKEKEIERHRQLFVEGCKKNGIPEETARAIYADIEFFARYGFNKSHAADYAVITCQTAFLKAHYPVEYITALLTVERHKSDKVAVYIAEARRLGIEVLPPDINKSYVYFTIEPHPNPPENADTLPQTDPRRWAIRFGLGAIKNVGESAIEIILREREANGPFTSIDDFCRRVDLRQLNRRVVECLIKAGCFDELMREAAPEAPRATLLAILDRMMQMSAEVHAAADIGQMSLFDVLGDADNSAANTFANESILANLPPITPPDPKQKLADEKEVLGVYVSSHPLKALAGVLSEQATHFCGELSEEDIGKEVIVAGLIKDMRTIFTRKGDQMAFITLEDLQGEADVVVFPRTFAECREFLQPDAVILVRGKVDARNDSLSILADTITLYRAESVHTLAEPPAEATWYNGEAPPPPPPPPPEEEMASAPAGTPGEPPADPGDNLREGVTYLLRIEFPRTQDEQHDMQRFRRMLEALQAIQGNDRVHLRMRFPDGRLVLLDFPRLRTQFRRQLKLQLESEAIGCRVEVVQLAHENGRRHKRAG
- a CDS encoding LysM peptidoglycan-binding domain-containing protein, whose protein sequence is MNDNLSSWRRQGLVVGALVLLVVLSALLVQGCRIERAPSPESANEAETGGVVAHSAEPTTEVLRVVAVTPAPEPTAEMVALDGMGGTDALASSEEAANASLPPLSDGAINYTISAGDTLYAIAERFDVSVQAILAYNNIENPDSLQVGDVLLIPQGAQATVTPTPVESPDGTPVVVIQVPEVDEALATIHYVQAGETLSEIAAQYDTTVDVVMAANGLTPDTQLIAGEPLIIPKNPLYVTPMPTRTPIPTVEIATPTPTPLSLLAMLQPSPTPIPPTPTPIVYEVRAGDTPSKIAKAYGITVDQLLAANPRLSPTRMRIGDKVLIPLSQNVAVAAEPTPTPTPVIIFETYTVREDESPKSIAERFKVALDALLTFNALEDGDQVLEPGSTLRIPIGTPTPTPTPTPLPTPTPMPRLPYAAPVPLMPVNGMRVSGTTPVVLSWTSSGILEDNMAYVVRLRYVRAGQVVHSETFTTRATSLRLPPEVKPIRPTLMRWNVLIVRQVQQNGETVVEAVSPLSESREFYWMP